A genome region from Eurosta solidaginis isolate ZX-2024a chromosome 2, ASM4086904v1, whole genome shotgun sequence includes the following:
- the LOC137242779 gene encoding uncharacterized protein gives MGVTKKSHIVVFMIVAVAMEVTMACSGYKARIIKMENCAGPDAVITLDPDFSIKLNKKCEIVPSGCVHNKAFTAALTKYKLQKDGIILKEGELDLCAVADKVPGDIKDMLRVFGAPASCPVPEEKICANDHRVDLSKYKSMLSLAKGNMILDSNVTHDTGKSCFHVELEISRS, from the exons ATGGGGGTTACAAAAAAGTCACATATCGTCGTATTTATGATCGTTGCTGTCGCAATGGAAGTTACAATGGCTTGT AGTGGTTACAAAGCTAGAATTATCAAAATGGAAAATTGTGCTGGTCCCGATGCAGTCATTACATTGGATCCGGATTTTTCTATCAAACTCAATAAGAAATGTGAAATTGTTCCGTCAGGGTGCGTGCATAACAAAGCTTTTACTGCAGCTCTTACGAAATATAAATTGCAAAAGGATGGTATTATTCTTAAAGAAGGCGAACTCGATTTATGTGCTGTCGCTGACAAAGTACCGGGCGATATTAAAGATATGTTAAGAGTTTTTGGTGCACCAGCTAGTTGTCCAGTACCAGAg GAAAAGATTTGCGCAAATGATCATCGTGTCGATTTATCGAAATATAAATCAATGCTCAGCCTAGCTAAGGGTAATATGATACTTGATTCGAATGTAACTCACGATACG GGAAAATCGTGCTTCCACGTTGAATTGGAGATTTCGAGGAGCTAA